One genomic segment of Oncorhynchus nerka isolate Pitt River linkage group LG16, Oner_Uvic_2.0, whole genome shotgun sequence includes these proteins:
- the LOC115144419 gene encoding ribonuclease T2-like isoform X1, producing the protein MKSLALVVLLCLGCGLMSSSFVLASPHMWSKLILTQHWPSTFCSMEHCDPKFDYWTLHGLWPDKGQECNSSWHFNVTLIQDLLPDMQKWWPDLITPASSEFWQYEWQKHGTCAAKAESLNSQHKYFGKVLELYHTVDLDGVMKKFNIVPSETYYTFDHIEGIILNFYSVKPKIQCIHPKGGKVQILGQIEICFNSDFQLANCEHSETDTLRLIDFLNVKGTEFSVCDHATPVYYPPLKGKPSM; encoded by the exons ATGAAATCTTTGGCGCTTGTTGTCCTGCTGTGCCTTGGCTGCGGTCTGATGTCTTCCTCATTCGTACTCGCGTCGCC GCATATGTGGAGTAAATTGATCCTGACTCAACACTGGCCAAGCACATTTTGCAGT ATGGAACACTGTGATCCCAAATTTGACTACTGGACTTTGCATGGACTGTG GCCAGATAAAGGCCAGGAATGCAATTCATCTTGGCACTTCAATGTAACTCTAATCCAG GACCTACTTCCAGATATGCAGAAGTGGTGGCCGGATCTTATAACTCCAGCATCCTCTGAATTCTG GCAATATGAATGGCAAAAACATGGAACGTGTGCTGCAAAAGCAGAGTCCCTAAACAGTCAACACAAATACTTTGGCAAAGTCCTGGAGCTGTATCACACGGTAGACCTTGACGG AGTGATGAAGAAATTTAACATTGTGCCCTCGGAGACGTACTACACT TTTGACCACATTGAAGGAATCATTCTCAACTTCTACAGTGTGAAACCAAAGATTCAGTGTATTCATCCAAAG GGTGGGAAGGTGCAAATCTTGGGCCAGATCGAGATCTGCTTCAACTCAGACTTCCAACTTGCCAACTGTGAGCATTCTGAGACAGACACTCTGAGACTAATTGACTTCCTCAATGTTAAAGGTACAGAGTTTAGTGTATGTGACCATGCCACACCTGTCTACTACCCTCCCCTTAAGGGGAAGCCATCAATGTAG
- the LOC115144419 gene encoding ribonuclease T2-like isoform X2 — MWSKLILTQHWPSTFCSMEHCDPKFDYWTLHGLWPDKGQECNSSWHFNVTLIQDLLPDMQKWWPDLITPASSEFWQYEWQKHGTCAAKAESLNSQHKYFGKVLELYHTVDLDGVMKKFNIVPSETYYTFDHIEGIILNFYSVKPKIQCIHPKGGKVQILGQIEICFNSDFQLANCEHSETDTLRLIDFLNVKGTEFSVCDHATPVYYPPLKGKPSM, encoded by the exons ATGTGGAGTAAATTGATCCTGACTCAACACTGGCCAAGCACATTTTGCAGT ATGGAACACTGTGATCCCAAATTTGACTACTGGACTTTGCATGGACTGTG GCCAGATAAAGGCCAGGAATGCAATTCATCTTGGCACTTCAATGTAACTCTAATCCAG GACCTACTTCCAGATATGCAGAAGTGGTGGCCGGATCTTATAACTCCAGCATCCTCTGAATTCTG GCAATATGAATGGCAAAAACATGGAACGTGTGCTGCAAAAGCAGAGTCCCTAAACAGTCAACACAAATACTTTGGCAAAGTCCTGGAGCTGTATCACACGGTAGACCTTGACGG AGTGATGAAGAAATTTAACATTGTGCCCTCGGAGACGTACTACACT TTTGACCACATTGAAGGAATCATTCTCAACTTCTACAGTGTGAAACCAAAGATTCAGTGTATTCATCCAAAG GGTGGGAAGGTGCAAATCTTGGGCCAGATCGAGATCTGCTTCAACTCAGACTTCCAACTTGCCAACTGTGAGCATTCTGAGACAGACACTCTGAGACTAATTGACTTCCTCAATGTTAAAGGTACAGAGTTTAGTGTATGTGACCATGCCACACCTGTCTACTACCCTCCCCTTAAGGGGAAGCCATCAATGTAG